A region of Peromyscus eremicus chromosome 17, PerEre_H2_v1, whole genome shotgun sequence DNA encodes the following proteins:
- the Kxd1 gene encoding kxDL motif-containing protein 1 — MLRDDVRRRGRHPGSARQASRCAGIRGEEKEMDPPDSASRVFCGRFLSMVNADDVNAIILAQKNMLDRFEKTNEMLLNFNNLSSVRLQQMSERFMHHTRTLVDMKRDLDSIFRRIRTLKGKLARQHPEAFSHIPEGSFLEDEDEDPIPPSITTTIATSEQSTGSCDTSPDTVSPSLSPGFEDLSHIRPGSPAINGHSQTDDEEETRGE, encoded by the exons ATGTTGCGTGATGACGTAAGGCGGCGCGGGCGCCATCCCGGAAGCGCGAGGCAGGCCTCCAGATGTGCAG GCAtcagaggggaggagaaagagatggaCCCCCCGGACTCGGCCTCGAGGGTCTTCTGTGGCCGCTTCCTCAGCATGGTGAACGCCGATGACGTCAACGCCATCATCCTGGCCCAGAAGAACAT GCTGGACCGCTTTGAGAAAACCAACGAGATGCTTCTGAACTTCAACAATCTGTCCAGCGTGCGGCTGCAACAGATGAGCGAGCGTTTCATGCACCACACTCGCACCTTGGTGGATATGAAAAGGGACCTGGACAGCATCTTCCGCAGGATCAG GACACTGAAGGGAAAGCTGGCCCGGCAGCACCCAGAGGCCTTCAGTC ACATCCCGGAGGGTTCATTCCTGGAGGACGAAGATGAAGACCCCATTCCACCCAGTATCACCACGACCATCGCCACCTCGGAGCAGAGCACAGGCTCCTGTGATACCAGCCCTGACACTGTCTCACCGTCTCTCAGCCCTGGCTTTGAGGACCTATCACATATTCGACCCGGTTCCCCTGCCATCAATGGCCACAGCCAGACAGATGACGAGGAAGAGACACGTGGAGAATAG